The genomic stretch TAGTATTTTTATCATATCTGTTTTTTTAATGCATTACAACGGTGTGTATATGGTGCGCTGGGGATTTTATCCTTCCGAAGCTGGCGGTTTATTTCCAAGCCCAAGTTTTGAATCTGTTATATTTGCTCTGCTAAACCGATTCAAAACTTGGGCGATGGTTGATTTGGATTTGAGGTTTCATCACCCACCAAAACCCCTGTGCGCTATATATAGTGTTATCTCTTTTCATCGTTCCTAATTTCATCGAATCGATGAGATTCGTTCTATTAGTCTCATAAACTTTCTGTTCACGTAACTTATTATAAAATATAAACTCCTATTTATTGATGTCAGGTGCGTCCAATTTTAACGTTTAGCGATCACTCCTGCTCACCACAATATTTGGAAAGATGCGACTTGAAACCATTTATGGTCACGCTAAATTGAATTGAAAAAATGCTGAATCACGTTTTGCTGTTGTTCGTTTTTCTGCATTGAAAATCGGAAGTCAAAAACCATTTATGGTCGATCTAATATTTTTTGAAATTCCCAATCCATGCGACACCGCAATTGTCAAATCAACGCTGAGTTAATTTTGATAAACTCTTGTTATACTTCTACTTATTAACAATTTACCTTAAAGTATTCAAGCATATGATCATTCTGACAACCAAAATAGACCGCTATTTTTAGCAGAGATAACGGTCTGCGTATGAAATGTGGGGCTTTGGAACTCGTCTGTGTCAACCGAGCACTACTGCTTTTTGAGAGCACCAAATCCTCTGAACCATTGTCAGCCCCATATTTTATACGCTTTGTTGTGGGCAGTTTTTTACTTTTTTATTGCTTTCAAAAAATCGTCTGGTCGTTTGGTCATAAATACTACTTGTTTGTCTTTTCCATCTTCTGTTTTAAAGTCCACCGTGATCTTTCTTCCTTGCCTGTCAGTCCTTATTATGTTGTCAAGTGAGACTTTATGTAATAAGTCGTAATGCTTTCCAATGCCGGCAAAAAGTAACATGCTTTTAAGCCATAATTCTTTGTCCGTCACAACTATGTCCAAGGCGTTTCTTGCACCTCCCATTTTGGTCGTCCAAGATTTGTTCGAGTGTCCCGATGCTGATTTGTCCCGATAAACTACACGAACAGAGTGGATGTCTGGGAATATTGAAAGTGCTTTTTTCCCTCTTTTATAGAAAGTTGTCAGGATGAATGCTGCTACAATCACCCAAACGATTAAAAATATTGTCTCTCCGTTCATATTTTTTTAATTGCCCACAACGGTGTGTATATGGTGCGATGGGGATTTGATCCTGCCGAAGCTGGCGGTTTATTTCCAAGCCCAAGTTTTGAATCTGTTATATTTGCTCTGCTAAACCGATTCAAAACTTGGGCGATGGTTGATTTGGATTTGAGGTTTCATCACCCACAGAACCCCCTGTGCACTATATATAGTGTTATCTCTTTTTCATCGTTCCTAATTTCATAGAATCGATGAGTTTTGTTCTGATAGTCTAATCGTCTTTCTATTCACGTAACTTATTATAAAATATAGGTTTCGATTTATTGATGTTAGGTGCGTCCAATTTTTACGTTTAGCGATCACCGTTGTTGAAAAAAATGTATGAAAGTCTGCGGCTTGAAACCATTTATGGTCACACTAAATTGAATTGAAAAAATGCTGAATCACGTTTAGCTGATATTCGATTTTTTACTTTGTAAATCGGAAGCCAAAAACCATTTATGGTCAATCTAATATTTTTGAAATTCCCAACCCTTCCGACACCCCAATTTTCAAAACAACGCTGAGTTAATTTTGACAAACTCTTGTTATACTTCTATTTATTAACACTTTACCTTAAAGTATTCACGCATATGTTCATTCTGATGACCAAGATAGACCGCTATTTTTAGCAGAGATAACGGTGTGTATATGGTGCGCTGGGGATTTTATCCTTCCGTAGCTGCGGTTTATTTCCAAGCCCAAGTTTTGAATCTGTTTTATTTGCTCTGCTAAACCGATTCAAAACTTGGGCGATGGTTGATTTGGATTTGAGGTTTCATCACCCACCAAAACCCCTGTGCGCTATATATAGTGTTATCTCTTTTCATCGTTCCTAATTTCATCGAATCGATGAGCTTCGTTCTATTAGTCTCATAAACTTTCTGTTCACGTAACTTATTATAAAATATAAACTCTTATTTATTGATGTCAGGTGCGTCCAATTTTCACGTTTAGCGATCACCGTTGTTGAAAAAAATGTTTGAAAGTCTGCGGCTAGAAACCATTTATGGTCACACTAAATTGAATTGAAAAAATGCTGAATCACGTTTAGCTGATATTCGTTATTTTACTTTGAAAATCGGAAGCCAAAAACCATTTATGGTCAATCTAAATTTTTTGAAATTCCCAACCCTTCCGACACCCCAATTTTCAAATCAACGCTGAGTTAATTTTGATAAACTCTTGTTATACAACTTTTTATTAACACTTTACCTTAAAGTAATCACACATATCTTCATTCTGATAACCAAGATAGACCGCTATTTTTAGCAGAGATAACGGTTTAGCTATGAGCAGGCGGGCTTAAAAGCTACTTTCCTGTCAGCCGTGACCATAGTTTTTTAAAAGTTTTATCGTTTCTTTTAGCACTGTCCGCCCGCTTGCTTATAGCCGTTGTTGTGGGTAGTGTTTTTTCTTTTTCTTCTGTTCGTTCTTGTTCGTCTGATTCAACTTCAATTCCATGAACATATTTGTCAATCCACTTTCTTGCTTCCTTTTTAAGGACCTCTTCGATGTTGTCTAAGTCCGCTCCTTCAAAGTAATAGTTCACGCCAATTTCTTCGAGTTCGTCCCATCCGTGGTAAATCAGATAGAAGTTCATAAGTCCCGATTCATAGTCATTGTCCACGCAAAGTTGGTAGAGAGACTGTAAGTTCGTTCTTATCTCACGGTCGTTTAGAATTGCGTTCAAGTGGTAATGCGTTTCTGCAATCACAGCACTTTTATAGTCGAGTTCTTCAAGTCCTAATTCGTTTAGAACATTGGTAACATAGGGTCTGATTTCAAACCTGTCAATAGGTTCAGAAAATGAAGCAAGCATTAACACATTGTCAGTATCTTTTCCTTGTCGGATTAGGTCAATAGCCCAATCAACCGCTTTAGAATAGTCGAAATGCTCCAATTCCTTATGGCTTTGAATCAGTCTTAATATGTGCTGTTCGTTCGTCATTTTACATTACCCACAACGGTCTCGGCTATGAACAGTTGCGTGGTTTAGCGCGGACTTTTGCAAGTACACGAGAAGCTGAAAATTCCTGCGGAATTTTCAGGATAAGCCTGTAATAGCAATTGTTTATAGCCATTGTTGTAGCACGTTATTTATATTCATATTTATTCCGCCAAATTTCTTCTCCTTTTAAAAAGTCAAGAAGAATTTCAGTCATTTGTTCAACCGTTTCTAATGGTTTTACCAATAAAATATGGTCATCGTCTGTCACAAATCCAGAAGCTAATCCATCATCGCCTAAACTTCCGCTTACGTGCAACGCTTTATATACATTTTCATCTTCCAATTGCACAATGTGAAATTCATTCCAATTTGTTGAATTCATTGTGCTTTTTATTATTTCCGCTGTTGCTTTGTCAGATATAGTTTTTGTGGTTTCTCCATAATTATAAGAGACAGTAAGCTTTAAATCTCGCTTTTCATGTCGGTTTTCAGCATTCCGTAGTTCAGTCTTATTTTCAGCAATTCCGAGTTTATTTGAATTCTGTTTTGAATTCCAGCTAACCAAGACAATTATTCCAATTAATCCTAAAACTCCAATGATTATGTAGGTATTCATTCTTTTCACGCGATTTTGGTTTAATGTGCTACAACGTTCGGTGTATGGTGTCGTAAGGGATTGCGGGCTTCAAACCTATCAAGTTACCACCCGAAATTAATGCGGTTGATTCCGCTCGAAAACCTCTGAAACCCTTATCCACTATACACATTGTTGTAGCCCGTAATTATTTGTATTCCTGAGTTTTAAATAAACTTTCAAGATTCTCTTTATAATTTTTCGAGTATTTATAATACTGTTTCTCTTTTAAAATCGAACCTAATACTAAATCCATTTTTTGCTCCTTAAATTTCTTTTTCTGATTTAAGCACATATAATGATAAATCAATGTATTAAGGTATTTATCAATGAAGTATTCTTTATAGCTCATTTCGTCTTCATCTTTTAGGATTTTCATCTTAAAGTCAGGAAAGTTCAAATCAAGATACTGGTAATATGGTTGTCCATTAAACTTTGGATATTTGCTAATCTTTTCCATCGCTGCCTTATAGTTTGGTGGCTTAACAATATTCATGTACCCCCAAATAGTCATGCCGCATAGACTCATTGCTTTTAAGAAAAAAATCCCTTTTTCGGTATCACTCTTTAGATTATAACTATTCAATTCAAAATTCACGGCTGTCAAATCAAATGGTTGATTCTTATTTCCAATCCCACTAAATAACATATCATAGTAATTATCAACTAAAGCAAAATATTTGATGTCAGAATTCAAGGTATCAGCAATCAATTTATAATTGTCTTTAGGATTCTCCTCTCGAATATTTAGGTTTATCTGTCTAACTACAAAAATGTATTTTAGAGATGTTGTGTCAGGAAGTTGTAAAAATCTCTCAGAAGTCAGGTCGTTTTTAGGAGTAATCGTCTGTTTGATAAACTCAACTGTTACATTCAACTTATCTGTCTTTAGTTTATCCAATTTTTCATCAGTCCCCTCGGGAGGGTTATTTCGAAACATGAAGTTTCTATAAATCTTTCCTAACTCAATCAGGTTGTTGTCAATTTCTTGATTCTGTGAATATGAATTAATTGCAATTACGCTTAAAAATAAATAGGCTAAAATCTTTCTCATATGTAATAATGTTTCATCTTCTTATGGGCTACAACGGTTTGAATATGGTGCGTTTGGTATTTTAACACCAATAGTTTTCAGTTTACTACTATGTTTATTTATTGCTATCATTTTCAATTTTAGCACTACCTGCCAAATGCACTATATTTTTTGTTGCCAGTAGTTTTTCATTCCATTCTGATTTTAATATTGACATAATCAATTTATCGTGAAATTCATTGTCTCGAAAAGACGCTTCTCTTAATCGTCCTTCTATTTTGAATCCAGATTTTTCATATGCTTTCAGCCCACCAATATTGGGTTCTGATACTGTTAGCATTATTCGGTTTAAATTATAATTGTTAAATCCTATTTTTAAAATCTGTTCAGTAACTTTTGTTCCGATTCCTTTTCCCCATAATCTTTTCTCACCAATAAAAATATAATACTCACCCGATTTATTTGTCTCAGATATGTCACAAATTCCAGCATATCCAATTAATTCATTTGTTGATTCAAAAAATATTCCCAGTGTAATATCTTTTTCATTTCTCATCAATTCGGAATACCAGTTTTCAATTTCCTTTTCTGAATTAATTTTTCTAAACAGTGATAAAGAATATTTAATCACTTCATCATCATTAATCCAACTATAGAATGGAAAAATGTCAGATTTTGATAATGTTTTTAATGTAACCATATGCTCTTTTCAAATTACTGGCAACGGTGTGTATATGGTGCGCTGGGAATTTTATCCTTCCGAAGCTCGCGGCATGATCCAAGCCCAAGTTTTGAATCTGTTTTATTTGCTCTGCTAAACCGATTCAAAACTTGGGCGATGGTTGATTTGGATTTGAGGTTTCATCACCCACAGAAACCCCTGTGCGCTATATATAGTGTTGTTCCTTGTCTTTTCGTCTTCCTGTAAGACTATGATTTTGTTATATCGATTTTCGTTATTGCATCTTTCAACAACATTACAACTCGCTATTCATTTCACCAAATCAATTACCAAACGGCTGTGTTTTCAATCTATTTTGATTTTGTCCGTTAACTAATGCCAATGATTAACTCCCCTTCTATATTCTTGACCAAAATCCCTGTTGTAGTCGAGGCAATTTTAGTTATTGATACGTCCGAGACATTTGAGTTTGCTCCTCTTCTATCAATCAAGTTTTCCATTACTGTTTCTCCTAAGCATTCTTACCGTTGGATCGCTATTTGATATTTGCGATGATTGAAATTTTGGTAGCCACGTTTCGTTCTGATTGTTGAAATCTGATGACCGACGTGGATTGGGAACAACGGTGTGTATATGGTGCGCTGGGGATTTTATCCTTCTGAAGCTGGCGGATTATTTCCAAGCCCAAGTTTTGAATCTGTTTTATTTGCTCTGCTAAATCGATTCAAAACTTGGGCGATGGCTGATTTGGATTTGAGGTTTCATCACTCACAGAAACCCCTGTGCGCTATATATAGTGTTATCTCTTTTCATCGTTCCTAATTTCATCGAATCGATGAGTTTTGTTCTATTAGTCTCATCAACTTTCTGTTCACGTAACTTATTATAAAATATAGATTCCGATTTATTGATGTCAGGTGCGTCCAATTTTAACGTTTAGCGTTCACCGTTATTGATAACAATATTTGAAAGACGGCGGCTTGAAACCATTTATGGTCACGCTAAATTGAATTGAAGAAATAATGAATCACCTTTTACTGTTGCTCATTTTTTTACTTTGAAAATCGGAAGTCAAAAACCATTTATGGTCAATCTAATATTCTTGAAATTCCCAACCCTTCCGACACCCCAATTTTCAAATCAACGCTGAGTTAATTTTGACAAACTCTTGTTATACTTCTATTTATTAACACTTTACCTTAAAGTATTCACGCATATCTTAATTCTGATAAACAAGAGAGACCGCTATTTTTAGCAGAGATAACGGTGTGTATATGGTGCGCTGGGGATTTTATCCTTCCGAAGTTCGCGGTCTAATCCAAGCCCAAGTTTTGAATCTGTTTTCTTTACTCTGCTAAATCGATTCAAAACTTGGGCGATGGCCGATTTGGATTTGAGGTTTCATCACCCACCAAAACCCCTGTGCGCCATATATAGTGTTGTTCCTTGTCTTTTCGTCTTGCTTTAAGACTATGATTTTGTTATATCGATTTTCATTGTTGCATCTTTCAACAACATTACAACCCGCTAATCTTTTCACCCAATCAATTATCACACGGCTGTCTTTTCAATCTATTTTGATTTTGTCAGTTAACAAATGCTAAGGATTACCCCCCTTCTATATTCTTGAGCCAAATCCCTGTTGTAGTCGAGTCAATTTTAATTTTTGATACGTCTGAAGCATTTGAGTCTGCTCCTCTCCTACCAATCCAGTTTTCTACTACTGTTGAATCACTGCTTCGTTTTGATGATGATTGAAATTTTGGTATCCTCGTTTCGTTCTGTTTGTTGAAATATGATGACCGACGTGGATTGGGAACAACGGTTTGCATATGGCTTGTGGCGGTTTCGAAGCACTTTCCTGTCCACCGAAACCAAAGCTGGCTGTGAGGGGAAAATTTTGCTAGCAGCCGTTCACCCGCCATAAGCTATATGCGTTGTTGTAGCACGTTTTTATTTATTTTTTTACATTCCATCTTCTATGTCAGAAAGCCAATCCTTGTATTTAGCCTTTAGTTTGTCTCTATTTTCGGTGGTGTTAACAATCACGTCAACTCCACCGTCATAAGGTGCAATCACACATTTCTTTGATGGACTGACAAACATTGCTCTTATTTCATCATCAGCAATCG from Persicobacter psychrovividus encodes the following:
- a CDS encoding GNAT family protein; translated protein: MVTLKTLSKSDIFPFYSWINDDEVIKYSLSLFRKINSEKEIENWYSELMRNEKDITLGIFFESTNELIGYAGICDISETNKSGEYYIFIGEKRLWGKGIGTKVTEQILKIGFNNYNLNRIMLTVSEPNIGGLKAYEKSGFKIEGRLREASFRDNEFHDKLIMSILKSEWNEKLLATKNIVHLAGSAKIENDSNK